A window from Salvia miltiorrhiza cultivar Shanhuang (shh) chromosome 2, IMPLAD_Smil_shh, whole genome shotgun sequence encodes these proteins:
- the LOC131011897 gene encoding uncharacterized protein LOC131011897, with amino-acid sequence MERSDSFLRQLSSKEGWKSASKRWGGGGGGGWKQVEGMYGEMMMKKRVMVVVDQSSHSKHAMMWALTHVTNKADILTLLHIVSSSSHSASSSHLASSLASLCNACKPQVEVEALAIQGPKMETVMSQVKKLEVSVLVLGQKHPSPFLNCLFVRSSADEFVEKCINNLECLTIGVKKQSNGVSGYLISTRWHKNFWLLA; translated from the exons atggagaggTCAGATTCATTTCTGAGGCAGCTAAGCAGCAAGGAAGGTTGGAAATCAGCATCAAAgaggtggggtgggggtgggggtggggggtggaaGCAGGTGGAGGGGATGTATGGTgagatgatgatgaagaagagagtgatggtggtggtggatcAGTCCTCACATTCCAAGCATGCAATGATGTGGGCTCTCACTCATGTCACTAACAAGGCTGACATTCTCACTCTTCTTCACATTGTTTCTTCCTCCTCTCACTCTGCTTCCTCTTCTCACCTTGCTTCCTCACTCGCTTCTCTCTGCAACGCTTGCAAGCCTCAG GTTGAAGTAGAAGCACTAGCCATTCAAGGACCAAAGATGGAGACAGTGATGAGCCAAGTGAAGAAGCTTGAGGTCTCTGTTCTTGTCTTGGGACAGAAGCACCCCTCCCCATTCCTCAACTG CCTGTTTGTGAGGAGCAGTGCAGATgaatttgtggagaaatgcatCAACAATTTGGAATGCCTAACAATTGGAGTGAAAAAGCAGAGCAATGGAGTCAGTGGTTATCTCATCAGCACCAGATGGCACAAGAACTTTTGGCTCTTGGCTTAG
- the LOC131011896 gene encoding UDP-galactose transporter 1-like — MEENRLCQWSVIRSILAIVQWWGFNVTVIIMNKWIFQKLDFKFPLTVSCIHFIASAIGAYLVINVLKLKPLIQVDPEDRWRRIFPMSFIFCINIVLGNVSLRYIPVSFMQTIKSFTPATTVILQWLIWKKYFDWRIWAALIPIVGGILLSSVTELSFNMLGFFAALFGCVATSTKTILAESLLHGYKFDSINTVYYMAPFATMILAVPAMVLEGPGVVEWLLACPSLFSSLFIIFGSGVSAFCLNFSIFYVIHSTTAVTFNVAGNLKVAVAFTCSWLIFRNPISVMNAIGCGVTLVGCTFYGYVRQMLSNQAPGPPATPRTPRSKTELLPLVSDKLDDKV, encoded by the exons ATGGAGGAGAACAGGTTGTGCCAGTGGAGTGTAATTCGATCTATATTGGCTATTGTTCAATGGTGGGGTTTCAATGTCACTGTTATCATCATGAACAAATGGATCTTTCAG AAGCTGGACTTCAAGTTTCCATTAACAGTATCATGCATTCATTTTATTGCTTCGGCAATTGGTGCATACTTGGTTATTAACGTGCTAAAACTTAAGCCTCTTATTCAAGTTGACCCCGAAGATCGCTGGAGGAGAATTTTTCCCATGTCGTTTATATTTTGCATAAACATCGTTTTGGGAAATGTGAGCCTTCGGTATATTCCTGTTTCCTTCATGCAAACCATCAAGTCTTTCACCCCTGCCACAACAG TCATCTTGCAGTGGCTAATCTGGAAAAAGTACTTTGACTGGCGAATTTGGGCTGCTCTGATTCCAATTGTCGGAGGGATTCTGCTCTCGTCAGTCACGGAGCTGAGTTTTAACATGCTGGGATTTTTTGCTGCTTTATTTGGTTGTGTTGCTACATCTACAAAAACCATTCTTGCAGAGTCTTTGCTGCATGGGTACAAATTTGACAG CATAAACACAGTTTACTACATGGCTCCTTTTGCAACTATGATCTTGGCTGTGCCGGCCATGGTGCTGGAAGGGCCAGGGGTTGTGGAGTGGCTTCTGGCGTGCCCCTCTCTCTTTTCGTCCCTCTTCATCATTTTCGGGTCTGGAGTGTCAGCCTTTTGCCTGAACTTCTCGATCTTTTATGTCATTCACTCCACGACTGCTGTGACCTTCAACGTTGCAGGAAATCTTAAG GTCGCAGTTGCGTTTACATGTTCTTGGCTCATCTTCCGGAATCCAATCTCCGTCATGAACGCCATCGGATGCGGGGTGACGCTCGTCGGGTGTACCTTCTACGGGTACGTGAGGCAGATGCTCTCAAACCAAGCCCCAGGGCCCCCTGCCACGCCTCGTACACCACGGAGCAAAACGGAGCTGCTCCCGTTGGTCAGCGACAAATTGGACGACAAAGTATGA